In Vreelandella piezotolerans, one genomic interval encodes:
- a CDS encoding aldehyde dehydrogenase family protein: protein MNSLSQHASDQLAALLNGFGLAAKTPLSNWIDGDLVAGEGEEITLINPATGDALVSYRDAGAGLIERATQAAQRGQREWMALTASERGRRMNAAIRALEGHEEALAQLESVVAGKPIRDCRAEVGKVREMFEYYAGWCDKQHGEVIPVPTSHLNYVRHVPYGVVGQITPWNAPMFTCAWQLAPAMAAGNGVVLKPSELTPFTSVVIAKQLERGGLPKGLINIVNGLGKTTGAALTDHPAIGKLVFVGSPQSGRMIAEAGARRLVPSVLELGGKSANIVFADAKLDEAVAGAQAAIFAAAGQSCVAGSRLLIERSVFEQVTTRLARAAEQIHVGLPSDEATRMGPLQNRRQFEQVTRMIEAAEAQGARVLTGGKRPEGLPDDAQGYFIAPTVLVDVTPDMEIAQQEVFGPVLVAMAFDNKEEAIRLANDTRFGLAGAVWSQDVARAHRVAGQLRAGTVWINSYKAISVMSPFGGFGDSGFGRSSGLDGLREYTVPQSVWVETAPEASVAFGYGSGVG, encoded by the coding sequence ATGAATTCACTTAGCCAACACGCCAGCGACCAGCTTGCCGCACTCCTAAACGGCTTTGGGTTAGCGGCAAAAACGCCGTTGAGCAACTGGATCGATGGTGATCTGGTGGCCGGAGAAGGTGAAGAGATCACGCTGATCAACCCGGCGACGGGGGATGCGCTGGTCAGCTACCGCGATGCGGGTGCGGGCTTGATTGAGCGGGCGACACAAGCGGCGCAGCGGGGGCAACGCGAATGGATGGCGCTGACCGCCAGCGAGCGTGGGCGGCGCATGAATGCTGCCATACGTGCGCTAGAGGGCCATGAAGAAGCGCTGGCGCAGTTAGAAAGCGTGGTGGCCGGTAAGCCCATTCGTGACTGCCGGGCCGAAGTAGGCAAAGTGCGCGAGATGTTCGAATACTACGCGGGCTGGTGCGACAAGCAGCACGGCGAGGTCATTCCAGTGCCTACCTCGCATCTTAACTATGTGCGCCACGTGCCCTATGGAGTGGTGGGGCAGATCACGCCCTGGAACGCGCCGATGTTCACCTGTGCCTGGCAGCTGGCACCGGCCATGGCGGCGGGCAACGGGGTGGTGCTGAAACCTTCCGAGCTGACCCCTTTCACCTCGGTCGTGATTGCCAAACAACTCGAACGTGGTGGGCTACCTAAGGGGTTGATCAATATCGTCAACGGGCTAGGCAAAACGACCGGCGCGGCGCTGACCGACCATCCCGCCATAGGCAAATTGGTATTTGTCGGCTCGCCCCAAAGTGGACGGATGATTGCCGAGGCGGGGGCCCGCCGCCTGGTGCCCAGCGTATTAGAACTGGGCGGTAAATCCGCCAATATCGTGTTTGCCGATGCCAAGTTAGACGAAGCGGTAGCTGGCGCCCAGGCGGCCATCTTTGCGGCGGCGGGCCAAAGCTGTGTGGCAGGATCGCGCCTGTTGATCGAGCGTTCGGTATTTGAGCAAGTCACTACGCGTTTGGCTCGCGCGGCGGAGCAGATTCACGTGGGCCTGCCCAGCGATGAAGCCACCCGTATGGGGCCGCTGCAGAATCGTCGTCAATTCGAGCAGGTAACGCGCATGATCGAGGCCGCAGAAGCGCAAGGCGCGAGAGTGCTGACGGGTGGCAAACGTCCTGAAGGTTTGCCTGACGACGCCCAGGGCTATTTTATCGCGCCTACCGTGCTGGTGGATGTCACCCCTGATATGGAGATTGCCCAACAAGAGGTCTTTGGGCCAGTGCTCGTCGCGATGGCCTTTGACAATAAAGAGGAAGCCATTCGATTGGCGAACGACACCCGCTTTGGTTTGGCAGGGGCGGTATGGAGCCAGGACGTGGCGCGGGCACATCGTGTGGCCGGTCAGCTGCGTGCTGGCACGGTATGGATCAATAGCTACAAGGCCATCAGCGTGATGTCACCGTTCGGTGGCTTTGGTGACAGCGGTTTTGGTCGCTCCAGCGGGTTGGATGGCCTACGCGAATACACCGTGCCACAAAGCGTCTGGGTGGAAACCGCGCCAGAAGCCAGCGTGGCGTTTGGTTATGGCAGTGGCGTCGGCTGA
- a CDS encoding NAD(P)-dependent oxidoreductase, translating into MPQTSRSLSLTVIGLGQMGGNMALTLKAAGFAVTGTDVFDAARTKLASLGLNVVTPDALPASDVYLLSLPTSAHVREVLETSPGLLARAPRGSVIVDTSTSDPAMSRELAEKVMAAGLHWLDAPVSGGPKGAASGKLGMLLGGDETTIERVRPMLEAMSAKCTHVGGPGSGHVVKLANNYLCAAHLITTAEAVAMAAQAGVDPAACLAGINSGSGRSAISEVNFPEWVLSERFDSGFTTGLMRKDLRLAREAAEQLGLPLPLLQMVVDAWHDNTEQPTDSDDFNHITTPILARASQAEGNQ; encoded by the coding sequence ATGCCTCAAACCTCAAGGTCTTTATCGTTGACGGTGATTGGGTTGGGACAGATGGGCGGCAATATGGCGCTCACGCTTAAAGCAGCAGGGTTTGCTGTAACCGGCACGGATGTCTTTGACGCCGCGCGTACCAAGCTCGCATCACTTGGCTTGAATGTTGTGACGCCTGATGCCCTACCAGCCAGTGATGTCTACCTTCTATCGCTGCCGACCTCAGCCCATGTGCGTGAGGTGCTTGAAACCTCCCCTGGTTTACTCGCGCGGGCGCCTCGGGGCAGTGTGATTGTCGATACCTCTACCAGTGACCCTGCCATGAGTCGTGAATTGGCTGAAAAAGTGATGGCCGCAGGGCTTCATTGGCTGGATGCCCCGGTCAGCGGCGGCCCCAAAGGGGCGGCCAGCGGCAAGCTAGGCATGCTGCTAGGCGGCGATGAAACCACCATTGAACGGGTCAGGCCGATGTTGGAGGCGATGTCCGCCAAATGCACCCATGTGGGTGGCCCAGGCAGCGGCCATGTGGTGAAACTGGCCAATAACTACCTGTGTGCGGCGCACCTGATCACGACCGCCGAGGCAGTTGCCATGGCCGCCCAAGCCGGTGTTGACCCCGCTGCTTGTCTGGCAGGCATCAATAGCGGCTCCGGGCGTAGCGCTATCAGTGAGGTGAATTTCCCCGAGTGGGTGCTGAGCGAGCGCTTCGACTCTGGCTTTACCACGGGATTGATGCGTAAAGACCTGCGCCTGGCGCGGGAGGCGGCTGAGCAGTTGGGCCTTCCTTTACCGCTGCTACAAATGGTTGTCGATGCTTGGCACGACAACACCGAACAGCCCACCGATAGCGATGACTTCAACCATATCACCACGCCGATTTTAGCCCGTGCCAGCCAAGCGGAGGGTAACCAATGA
- a CDS encoding M20 aminoacylase family protein, with product MATSIPLPDSKELTAWRHDFHQHPETAFEEQRTSARIAALLGEWGFEVTTGIAGTGVVAALDGQQGEGKTIGLRADIDALDIREETGLAYASQTPGKMHACGHDGHTTMLLGAAWALKQQPDFKGRVVFIFQPAEENEGGGRAMVEDGLFERFPMDAVYGLHNWPGLPVGVAAVHDTDVMAAFDIFSLTLTGKGCHAAMPHLGIDTVLASCQLISQLQGLISRETPPDKSAVLSVTSINGGDTFNVIPEQVALRGTLRCFDMALKERLEARFKQAIASLADFHGLAVELDYQRCYPATINTPAHAQHCATVLAGLLGQENVLRNPPPSMASEDFSFLLAERPGAYIWMGNGEDSASLHNPHYDFNDALLPLGTRYWVELVKALLV from the coding sequence ATGGCGACGTCAATACCCTTGCCTGATAGTAAAGAACTCACCGCTTGGCGACACGATTTCCACCAGCATCCGGAAACGGCGTTCGAGGAGCAGCGCACGAGTGCACGTATCGCCGCGCTGCTCGGTGAGTGGGGCTTTGAAGTGACCACTGGAATCGCTGGAACGGGCGTGGTCGCCGCGTTAGACGGTCAGCAGGGTGAAGGTAAAACGATCGGCCTTCGGGCCGATATCGATGCCCTGGATATCCGTGAAGAGACCGGGCTTGCCTACGCCTCGCAGACGCCGGGCAAGATGCACGCCTGCGGTCACGACGGCCATACCACGATGTTGCTGGGGGCGGCCTGGGCGCTGAAGCAGCAGCCCGACTTCAAAGGGCGGGTGGTGTTCATCTTCCAACCCGCCGAAGAGAACGAAGGCGGTGGCCGTGCCATGGTGGAGGACGGCCTGTTCGAGCGCTTTCCGATGGACGCGGTGTACGGCCTGCACAACTGGCCTGGGCTGCCCGTTGGTGTGGCAGCGGTGCACGATACCGACGTCATGGCCGCGTTTGATATTTTCAGCCTGACATTGACCGGTAAAGGCTGCCATGCAGCGATGCCGCATCTAGGCATTGATACGGTGCTGGCGAGTTGCCAACTGATCAGCCAACTGCAAGGCCTGATAAGCCGTGAAACGCCACCGGATAAATCGGCGGTGCTGAGTGTGACCAGCATCAACGGGGGAGACACGTTCAATGTGATTCCCGAGCAGGTGGCGCTGCGCGGCACGCTACGCTGTTTCGATATGGCGCTGAAAGAACGCCTAGAAGCGCGTTTCAAACAGGCGATTGCTAGCTTGGCCGACTTCCATGGTTTAGCCGTTGAGCTGGATTACCAGCGTTGCTACCCCGCCACGATCAATACGCCAGCGCATGCCCAGCACTGCGCAACGGTATTAGCGGGCTTGCTAGGCCAAGAAAATGTGTTGCGTAACCCGCCACCTAGCATGGCGTCCGAAGATTTCTCGTTCCTGCTTGCCGAACGGCCCGGTGCTTACATCTGGATGGGCAACGGTGAGGACTCGGCGTCGCTGCATAACCCCCACTACGATTTTAACGATGCGCTATTGCCGCTAGGAACGCGCTACTGGGTGGAGTTGGTCAAAGCGCTCTTGGTCTAA
- a CDS encoding DUF3100 domain-containing protein, with protein sequence MDLKLLLDWRLHLLVILTSMFSEWIGIIRIPLGPGTLLLLPLLYAFIIGVLFNPHLFSAMGKAIPKPVSHAAGPIILIAILPFIAKFGSTIGPAIEQIIAAGPALILQELGNLGTMLIALPFAVLVLKMGREAIGATYSIAREPNIAIISDRYGLRSPEGIGIMGVYVVGTMFGTLYFALMAGYIASLDILDIRALAMACGVGSGSMVAACSAALAEAVPAAKDELLAFAGASNLLTYATGLYVSLFIALPVTEWMFTRLKGTRQEVRHENS encoded by the coding sequence ATGGATCTAAAACTGCTGCTGGACTGGCGTCTACATCTTCTGGTGATACTGACGTCGATGTTTTCCGAGTGGATCGGCATCATTCGGATTCCGCTTGGGCCGGGAACATTACTACTATTACCACTCCTCTACGCGTTTATCATTGGCGTACTCTTCAATCCTCATCTCTTTTCAGCAATGGGCAAGGCCATTCCCAAGCCGGTGAGTCATGCCGCGGGCCCCATCATTCTGATCGCCATTTTGCCGTTCATTGCCAAGTTTGGCTCCACCATTGGGCCAGCGATCGAGCAAATTATCGCGGCGGGTCCTGCGCTGATTCTTCAAGAGCTGGGGAATCTTGGCACCATGCTGATCGCGCTGCCCTTTGCGGTACTCGTGCTCAAAATGGGCCGGGAAGCGATTGGTGCGACCTACTCCATTGCCCGCGAACCCAACATTGCCATTATTTCAGACCGTTACGGGCTAAGAAGCCCTGAAGGCATCGGCATTATGGGCGTGTACGTGGTGGGTACTATGTTCGGTACGCTCTACTTTGCCCTGATGGCGGGCTACATCGCCTCGCTAGATATCCTCGATATCCGCGCGCTGGCCATGGCCTGCGGTGTCGGCAGTGGCAGCATGGTAGCGGCATGCTCGGCAGCGTTGGCAGAAGCCGTCCCTGCCGCCAAAGATGAGCTGCTTGCCTTTGCCGGCGCCAGCAATCTGCTCACCTACGCCACCGGATTGTATGTATCGCTCTTTATTGCGCTACCGGTCACCGAGTGGATGTTTACGCGTTTGAAGGGTACCCGTCAGGAGGTTCGCCATGAAAACTCATGA
- the yccS gene encoding YccS family putative transporter has translation MPLTHSLRRLWTLDKFAYSLRVFIAFSGALLLSGLAGDVALVIPLFLGIIASALSETDDSWQGRLQALVVTLLCFASASFVVQWLFPWPWLFAVGLALSTFTLIMLGAIGQRYATIASGTLILSIYSMINIEQHGGVDEDVASRQLLLLAGAAWYGAISVVWCALFSRQPVKQSMARVYKALGEFLILKSALFEPVRGVDVEARRVALARQNGQVVEALNQAKEMIFRRLEGQRGNRKLNRYLQIYFIAQDIHERASSTHYPYSALTDAFFHHDVLFRCQRLLDQQGRACRQLAKSLLLNRPFSHEQSEQALADLRASIDNLSERGKPEWRPLMRPLNALADNLTTLEAQIASAHNPDTDDERRDSALYDRSPSSLQEAWKRVRLNITLGSPTFRHAVRLTTALVAGYGLLQWLDPQQGFWILLTTLFVCRPNFATTRRFLSQRIVGTVLGLVAGWASISLFPQPLIQSMIAVAAGVSFFANREKHYVIATASITLLVLCSFNQVGDGFDLIWPRLFDTLIGSLIAGLAVFFILPDWQGRRLYREAAKVLTNHRRYLDEIVHQYEEGKQDDLAYRLARRNAHNADAALSTLLTNMLHEPGHYRKQDADNGLRFLVLSNTLLSHLSALGAHRHRLAEDEDDATLVPQAKRISALLEQLAEQLDKRLPVEPLTAPANELLSQLGEHGGSGEENAITLYRPIQSQLRLIAEQLGPLSDAAHRLTDSNAESLHALDTAT, from the coding sequence ATGCCCCTGACCCATTCCCTGCGCCGCCTTTGGACACTGGACAAGTTCGCTTACAGCCTGCGGGTGTTCATCGCCTTCAGCGGGGCGCTGCTGTTGAGCGGGCTAGCGGGGGATGTGGCACTGGTCATTCCGCTATTTTTGGGCATCATTGCCAGTGCCCTCTCCGAGACCGACGATAGCTGGCAAGGGCGTTTGCAGGCACTGGTAGTGACGCTGCTCTGCTTTGCATCGGCGTCGTTCGTGGTGCAGTGGCTGTTTCCGTGGCCGTGGCTATTTGCGGTCGGCTTGGCGCTCTCTACCTTCACGCTGATCATGCTGGGGGCGATTGGCCAGCGCTACGCGACGATTGCCTCGGGTACGCTGATTCTGTCGATCTACTCCATGATCAATATCGAGCAGCACGGTGGCGTGGATGAAGACGTCGCCTCGCGCCAGCTGCTGCTTTTGGCCGGAGCGGCCTGGTACGGCGCGATTTCCGTGGTGTGGTGTGCACTGTTCTCCCGCCAGCCGGTCAAGCAGAGCATGGCGCGGGTCTACAAAGCCCTGGGGGAGTTCTTGATCTTGAAGTCGGCGCTGTTCGAGCCGGTACGCGGTGTGGATGTCGAAGCTCGCCGCGTGGCATTAGCACGGCAGAACGGCCAAGTGGTGGAGGCGCTCAACCAAGCCAAGGAGATGATTTTTCGCCGCCTGGAGGGCCAGCGCGGCAACCGTAAGCTCAACCGCTACCTGCAAATTTACTTTATCGCCCAGGATATCCACGAACGGGCCAGCTCCACCCACTACCCCTACAGCGCGCTTACTGACGCCTTTTTCCACCACGATGTGCTGTTTCGCTGCCAGCGGCTACTCGACCAGCAGGGCCGCGCCTGCCGCCAGCTGGCCAAATCGCTGCTGCTGAATCGCCCTTTTAGCCACGAGCAGAGCGAGCAGGCGCTAGCCGACCTGCGCGCCTCGATCGATAATCTGAGCGAGCGCGGCAAGCCCGAATGGCGGCCACTGATGCGCCCGTTGAATGCCTTAGCGGACAACCTCACCACGCTCGAGGCGCAGATTGCCAGCGCCCACAACCCGGATACCGACGACGAACGCCGGGATAGCGCGCTCTACGACCGCTCTCCTTCGAGTCTGCAGGAGGCCTGGAAACGGGTGCGGCTCAATATCACGCTAGGCTCGCCTACCTTTCGCCACGCGGTGCGCCTAACCACCGCGCTAGTGGCGGGCTATGGGCTGCTGCAATGGCTCGATCCCCAGCAAGGGTTCTGGATTTTGCTGACCACGCTGTTCGTATGTCGACCTAACTTTGCCACCACGCGGCGCTTTCTCTCCCAGCGGATAGTGGGCACGGTACTCGGGCTGGTGGCAGGCTGGGCCTCCATCAGCCTGTTTCCCCAGCCGCTAATCCAGAGCATGATTGCCGTGGCGGCGGGCGTGTCATTCTTTGCCAATCGTGAAAAGCATTACGTGATCGCCACGGCCTCGATCACCCTGCTGGTGCTGTGCAGTTTCAATCAGGTGGGGGATGGCTTCGACCTTATCTGGCCGCGGCTGTTCGATACGTTGATCGGCTCGCTGATTGCGGGACTGGCGGTATTTTTCATTCTGCCGGACTGGCAGGGCCGCCGCCTCTACCGTGAGGCCGCCAAGGTGCTGACCAACCACCGCCGCTACTTGGACGAAATCGTCCACCAGTACGAAGAGGGCAAGCAGGACGACCTAGCTTACCGCTTGGCACGGCGCAATGCGCACAACGCGGATGCGGCGCTCTCGACCCTGCTCACCAACATGCTCCACGAGCCAGGGCACTACCGGAAGCAGGATGCCGACAACGGGCTGCGCTTTTTGGTGCTCTCCAACACGCTGCTCAGCCACCTCTCCGCGCTAGGTGCCCACCGCCACCGGCTGGCAGAGGATGAAGACGATGCCACCCTCGTGCCGCAGGCCAAGCGGATCAGCGCCTTACTGGAACAGCTAGCGGAACAGCTGGATAAACGCCTACCCGTGGAGCCGCTGACCGCGCCTGCCAACGAGCTGCTGAGCCAGCTAGGTGAGCACGGCGGCAGCGGAGAAGAGAATGCCATCACGCTCTATCGACCCATTCAAAGCCAGCTGCGCCTGATTGCCGAGCAGCTTGGCCCCTTGAGCGATGCCGCCCATCGTTTGACCGATTCGAACGCAGAGTCGCTGCACGCCCTCGATACGGCCACGTGA
- the recG gene encoding ATP-dependent DNA helicase RecG: MSELSAPVTALKGVGEALAIKLARLGVERVSDLLFHLPLRYQDRTRLTPIGLLRAGHEAVVEGEVTASDIVKGRRRSLLIRLRDDSGILSLRFFHFSPAQQQQLRPGVTVRAFGEARAGATGLEIYHPEYRLSGGSETPVEEYYTPIYPTTEGLHQTRLRALTQQALRLLEQAPETLPDVIPNALRQRFQLPGLHASLQLLHQPPPDVDLEQLTHGHHPATRRLALEELLAHQLSLREVRLRIQADGAPELPSGRSLQTRFLAQLPFALTGAQRRVLEEIALDLARPAPMLRLVQGDVGSGKTVVAAMAALSALAGNCQAAMMAPTEILAEQHYRAFKAWFEPLGIEVAWLAGKLKGKARLDAKAAIADGRARMVVGTHALFQDDVHFQCLGLAIIDEQHRFGVHQRLALREKGEAGGLTPHQLIMTATPIPRTLAMSAYADLDVSVIDELPPGRTPVKTVVVSDERRPEVVERIRNACRDGRQAYWVCTLIEESEALQCQAAEVTRDELTQALPELAIGLIHGRMKAAEKAEVMEAFKAGELDLLVATTVIEVGVDVPNASLMIIENPERLGLSQLHQLRGRVGRGSTESFCVLLYHPPLSKSSRERLGVMRETTDGFRIAEKDLEIRGPGEVLGTRQTGLAQMKIADLERDADQLERVTALAQALQGNTEVTAVLVRRWLGEAAGRYGQV; encoded by the coding sequence ATGAGTGAGCTGTCCGCACCGGTGACGGCGCTCAAGGGCGTAGGCGAGGCGCTGGCCATCAAGCTGGCCCGCCTAGGTGTGGAGCGCGTGAGTGATCTGCTGTTTCACTTGCCGCTACGCTACCAGGATCGCACGCGACTCACCCCCATTGGCCTGCTCCGCGCAGGCCATGAAGCGGTGGTCGAGGGGGAAGTGACCGCCAGCGATATCGTCAAAGGGCGACGGCGCAGCCTGCTGATTCGTCTGCGCGACGATAGCGGCATTTTGAGCCTGCGCTTTTTCCACTTTTCGCCCGCGCAACAGCAGCAGCTTCGCCCCGGCGTGACCGTTCGGGCGTTTGGCGAAGCTCGGGCAGGCGCCACGGGGCTTGAGATCTATCATCCGGAATACCGTCTTAGCGGCGGTAGCGAAACGCCGGTGGAGGAGTATTACACGCCGATTTACCCCACCACCGAGGGGCTGCACCAAACCCGTCTGCGGGCGCTGACCCAGCAGGCGCTGCGCCTTTTAGAGCAAGCGCCCGAAACGCTGCCCGATGTGATTCCCAATGCCCTGCGCCAGCGCTTCCAACTGCCGGGGCTGCACGCTAGCTTGCAGCTATTGCACCAGCCGCCGCCGGACGTGGATTTGGAGCAGCTGACCCATGGCCACCACCCCGCCACGCGGCGCCTGGCGTTGGAAGAGCTGTTGGCTCATCAACTGAGCCTGCGGGAAGTGCGCCTGCGTATCCAGGCCGACGGCGCACCGGAGCTACCGTCGGGGCGCAGCCTGCAAACGCGCTTTCTGGCGCAGCTACCGTTTGCGCTCACCGGTGCCCAGCGTCGGGTGCTGGAAGAAATAGCCCTCGACCTGGCCCGCCCCGCGCCCATGCTGCGCCTGGTGCAGGGGGACGTTGGGTCGGGCAAGACGGTGGTGGCGGCCATGGCGGCGCTCTCGGCGCTGGCGGGCAACTGCCAAGCGGCGATGATGGCGCCCACGGAGATCCTCGCCGAACAGCACTACCGCGCCTTCAAAGCGTGGTTCGAGCCGCTGGGCATCGAAGTGGCGTGGTTGGCAGGCAAGCTGAAGGGCAAGGCGCGGCTGGATGCCAAAGCCGCCATTGCCGACGGTCGAGCGCGTATGGTGGTGGGCACCCACGCGCTGTTTCAAGACGACGTGCATTTCCAGTGTCTGGGGCTGGCGATCATCGATGAGCAGCACCGATTTGGCGTTCACCAGCGCCTTGCCCTGCGGGAAAAGGGCGAAGCCGGTGGACTGACGCCCCACCAGCTGATCATGACCGCCACGCCGATTCCCCGCACCCTGGCGATGAGCGCCTATGCGGACTTGGACGTCTCGGTGATCGACGAGCTGCCGCCGGGACGCACGCCGGTGAAAACCGTGGTGGTGTCGGACGAGCGCCGCCCCGAGGTGGTCGAGCGTATTCGCAACGCCTGCCGTGACGGTCGCCAAGCCTATTGGGTGTGTACGCTGATCGAAGAGTCGGAGGCGCTGCAGTGCCAGGCCGCTGAAGTGACCCGCGATGAACTCACCCAGGCGCTGCCCGAGTTGGCCATCGGGCTGATTCATGGGCGTATGAAGGCGGCCGAAAAAGCCGAGGTGATGGAGGCCTTCAAAGCCGGTGAGCTCGACCTGCTGGTGGCGACCACGGTGATCGAGGTGGGAGTCGACGTGCCCAACGCTAGCTTGATGATCATCGAAAACCCTGAGCGTTTGGGGCTTTCCCAGCTTCATCAGCTGCGCGGCCGGGTGGGACGCGGCAGCACCGAAAGCTTCTGCGTGCTGCTGTACCACCCACCGCTCTCCAAAAGCTCTCGGGAACGGCTCGGCGTGATGCGGGAAACCACCGACGGCTTCCGTATTGCTGAAAAAGACTTGGAAATCCGCGGCCCTGGCGAGGTATTAGGGACTCGCCAAACCGGCCTCGCACAGATGAAAATCGCCGATCTAGAGCGCGATGCCGACCAGCTAGAGCGGGTCACCGCCCTGGCTCAGGCGCTCCAGGGCAACACCGAGGTCACTGCCGTGCTGGTGCGCCGCTGGCTGGGCGAGGCGGCGGGCCGCTACGGGCAGGTGTAA
- a CDS encoding hydrogen peroxide-inducible genes activator → MTLTELRYIVTLAQERHFGRAAERCHVSQPTLSVAVKKLEDELDIPLFERSKSTVQVTPLGEKIVAQAQRVLEQSGLIYELASAGKDQLANPLRIGAIYTIGPYLFPHLVPALASAAPQMPLYIEEGMTGTLRAKLRSGELDVIIVALPFTETDVVTKPIYDEHFEVLMPASHPWVEREAIHKEDLLEERLLLLGEGHCFRDQILEACPAITQKLNSPNNTLIAEGGSLETIRHMVASKLGITVLPQSALGTDQYENAMLVSRPFVEPAPSRTVAIAWRASFPRPKAIDALANAISQCQQPVHKVKQAP, encoded by the coding sequence ATGACTTTAACAGAACTTCGCTACATCGTAACCCTTGCCCAAGAGCGCCATTTTGGCCGCGCCGCCGAGCGCTGCCATGTTTCCCAGCCGACGCTCTCGGTCGCCGTGAAAAAACTCGAAGACGAGCTGGACATTCCGCTGTTCGAACGCTCTAAATCCACCGTGCAAGTCACGCCCTTGGGCGAAAAGATCGTTGCCCAGGCCCAGCGCGTATTGGAACAGAGCGGTTTGATCTACGAGCTGGCCAGCGCGGGCAAAGACCAGCTCGCTAACCCGCTGCGCATCGGCGCGATTTATACCATTGGACCTTACCTATTCCCCCATTTGGTACCAGCACTGGCCAGCGCTGCCCCGCAAATGCCGCTGTATATCGAAGAGGGCATGACCGGCACGCTGCGCGCCAAGCTGCGTAGCGGCGAGCTGGACGTGATCATCGTGGCCCTACCGTTTACCGAAACCGACGTGGTCACCAAGCCGATCTACGACGAGCATTTCGAGGTGTTGATGCCTGCCAGCCACCCGTGGGTCGAGCGCGAGGCGATCCATAAAGAGGATCTATTAGAAGAGCGGCTGCTGCTGCTGGGCGAAGGCCACTGCTTCCGCGACCAAATCCTCGAAGCTTGCCCTGCGATTACTCAAAAGCTCAACAGTCCCAACAATACCCTGATTGCCGAAGGCGGCTCGCTCGAGACGATTCGCCATATGGTGGCGTCCAAACTCGGGATTACCGTGCTGCCGCAGTCGGCGCTCGGCACCGACCAGTACGAGAACGCCATGCTGGTTAGCCGCCCCTTCGTGGAACCGGCACCTTCGCGCACGGTGGCTATTGCCTGGCGTGCCAGCTTTCCGCGCCCGAAGGCCATCGATGCATTGGCCAACGCGATCAGCCAGTGCCAGCAGCCTGTGCATAAGGTGAAGCAAGCCCCATGA
- a CDS encoding SDR family oxidoreductase: MKLTVLIIGCGDIGVTLGQELLNDGHRVIGVRRQANALEHTGIEPLSLDLNDLEGADASALPQADYVIYTVSADRFEESAYQSAYPDGLKRVLSVLEQHDTPPRRIFFVSSTSVYGQQEGEVVNEESPTESTSFSGTLMCEAEQALLNHPLPGTVVRFSGIYGPGRDRLIHQVAEGRLAAVTPVIYSNRIHRDDCTGILAHLIRCQESGTPLADLYLGSDCEPVTMHNVMAWLAKQLKVESTDTMQSPLRRRASKRCDNRRILETGYTFRYPTYKEGYAQVLKEGGFLELQKA, translated from the coding sequence GTGAAACTAACGGTACTGATTATCGGCTGTGGAGACATCGGCGTCACGCTTGGACAAGAGCTGCTAAACGATGGGCATCGCGTGATAGGTGTGCGCCGCCAAGCCAACGCATTAGAGCATACCGGCATCGAGCCGCTATCCCTCGATCTCAACGACCTGGAAGGAGCCGACGCCAGCGCCCTGCCCCAAGCCGACTACGTGATTTACACCGTCAGTGCAGACCGCTTCGAAGAGAGTGCTTACCAAAGCGCCTATCCAGACGGTCTCAAGCGTGTGCTCAGCGTACTGGAGCAGCACGACACACCGCCACGGCGCATCTTCTTCGTCTCCTCTACCAGTGTCTATGGTCAGCAAGAGGGCGAGGTGGTCAACGAGGAGAGCCCCACGGAATCCACTAGTTTCTCCGGCACCCTGATGTGCGAGGCCGAACAGGCGCTGCTCAATCACCCGCTGCCCGGCACCGTGGTGCGCTTCTCCGGTATTTATGGCCCAGGGCGTGATCGTTTGATTCACCAAGTGGCCGAAGGCCGACTGGCCGCCGTCACGCCGGTGATCTACTCCAACCGCATTCATCGGGACGACTGCACCGGCATTCTGGCGCACCTGATCCGCTGCCAGGAGAGCGGCACACCGCTGGCCGACCTTTATCTCGGTAGCGACTGCGAACCGGTGACCATGCACAACGTGATGGCGTGGTTGGCCAAACAGTTGAAGGTGGAGTCCACCGACACCATGCAGTCGCCGCTGCGCCGTCGTGCCAGCAAGCGTTGCGACAACCGCCGTATTCTCGAAACTGGCTACACCTTCCGCTATCCGACCTACAAAGAGGGCTATGCCCAGGTGTTGAAAGAGGGCGGTTTTTTAGAGTTGCAAAAAGCCTAG